The region TTGAAAGACATTTTCACTTGCTGACAGGTGGTGTGCTTGAGTGGTATAttgctttggggtttgggtGAGCCTCATTTCTTCTGCAAGATCACTTCATTTTCAATCAGAGCTGACTACATAAAAGCATATGAAAATCTCTGACTTTATGCTTTTGATGAAAGAGAGGTGAAATCTGAAGGGCAACCAGACCCGCCTCTTGGAATTTTGCTCAGGGACAGTAAGTCTAGGGAAGGCAGTAAATTAATATACTGGGAAAGTGCGAGACAGATGAGCAGAGCCTTATTGTGAAAAACTGTGGGCGCAGAACACCAGCCCGGTGCCGCCCGCCCGCGCGGTGCCCATCGGGTGGTGGCGAGCCGGGGAGCAGCTGCCGTGAGACGCCCCGAGGAGTTTGCTTGTCTGCCCTCAGTGCTGGCACCGTTGCCTAAATTAGGAGTGCGGAAGAGATCAGGGTGTTACAGGGTGGAAACATGAATCTTCTGAGCAGAGAGGCTTGTGAATGTATACAGCTCACAATGTGAACAAGCTGTGATGGTGATCAAACACGTGCGGGTATTGAAAGGGTGTAAACAACAGAGAGACAGACTTGTTTGGAAAGGCAGGACACGGAGGAATCGCCTGGGGCAGCAATTGTGGCTCCACAATCTCAGGCAAGCCTTTAAGGATTGGGAAGGGTGCATGTGTGCGCTGCGGCGGGAGCGTGAGTCCTGCAGGGCGAGCTCCCGCGGGCGCTGAGTGCAGACAACGCCGGGCGTGTGCCTTGAGTGGGGAAACACACCGTGCTTTGGGATGCATTTCTTAGgagaattaatgttttcaggGATTTAGGGTAATAAAAAGTCCCCAGCCCAGGCCTGCGGTAGGAGAAGGGCGGGAGCAGCCTGGCCCCTGGGCCCGGCTCCCATCTCAGGTCTGCTGGGGACGGGCAGTGAAACCTCCACGGGAGAGCAGGGTTGTGGGGAAGGACGTGGCGGCTTCAGATCCTGGGCTGAGTTCTGATGGCTTTACTCATGTGAAATATCGTGGAAAATCCAGACATGGTGCCTCTCGTGGGACAAAAGAGGAACGTTCAATGCGAGTAAAGGGACAGAGCTCTGGCCCTCAGTGAACCAAGTTAAGGTGAAGAGGAACACGAGAGCCAGACCAAATGGCTTTAACTGTAAGGATAGTTAAttgattcatttaaaaaattaacagcCATCATTATGATTATATCGTAGAAAGGAATCGACAAAGAGTTTTACCTTCTCTTCAGTGTGTTTGACGAGAACCTCAGCTGGTACTTGAATGCAAACATAAAGTACTATCTGAAGATGGAAGAGACTTTTGTAAAGAAGGACGATGGCTTTGAGGAGTCGAACAGGATGCACGGTACGGGCTGGTGCGCTCTGCGGGCAGCAGGAATGGACCCGCGGGACCCGGGGCCCTGCTCACTggagccggggctgggggctgcgcTGGATCGGCTGCGGTCCGGGGGGCAGCGGGTGGGACAAGCAGCTGTCTGAGGGCGGTCGCGGTGAGTTACGAGCAAGCTGTGTTTCCGGTGGCAGGCCTGCCTTGTCAAAGGCAGAATTAATCTCCTGGCTGGTATCTGCCTGCGGAGAGTTGATTGTTTTCCCCTTTGCAGCCATCAACGGACTGATGTTTGGTAACTTGCCTGGGCTGAATGTTTGTGAAGGAGACAACGTGTCCTGGCACCTTCTGGGCTTGGGCAGCGAGGCGGATGTGCACGGAGCTGTGTTTCAGGGAAACACCCTGCAGGTTAATGGGATGCGGCGGGATTCCACCAATCTGTTTCCCCACACGTTTGCTACCGCCTTCATGCGGCCCGACAACTGCGGTAAGTGCCTGCACGTGTGACTGGGCAGCAGAAGTCTCCTGTTGCAGTATTTGCTCCTGTGGCTGGTTCTTCAGCACAGTGTAAACCCTTACAGTGCGAGCTGTGCTTTACATCCTGTTTGGTCCCATTTATGAGGCCACAGGTCCTGTATTTGCATTTGATTCTGGAGGAGAACAGGAGATAGAGGATCTTGTTCCATATTGTCCCAGACTGATTCTCTAGGCTGCCGCTCTCCGTGAAGTACCTGGAGTAGCAGCCCCAGTGGACGTTGCTGCCTGTGACGCACACTAACGTGTCTTCCAGAATAAAGTAGCAGACAGTTGCCAGTGCTTAACTCCCCTGTCTGTGGCTTGGGGAGATTCACGTTTGACAGACCCAGTCTTCCCAGTTCACGGAACAGGCACGTCACACCGTCTCATCGCACAGTGCGGTGGCCTCGGCTGCCGGTCCTCTCCTCCCCTTCGGCGTTCACAGGCTGGATCTTCTGCTGAACCGCTGTCTCAGCAGTGGTAGCGTGATTACCTCACTTTCTTGGTTTCTTCACATCTAATAGGCTGGTTATTGCCTAAGAAAGCCTCCTGAGATGATTTTTGTGTAGGACATTGTTGTGTCAttcctgcttgctttctttaaCAACCCCTTTTAATCCCAGCCCGTAGCAACCAAACTCCCTAAACAAACACGCAGATACTGATGTGGGCCATGTCATAAGCTCTGTGTGGGAAGCAGCTGTTTCCTGGGATCTTTAAAAGCTGATTTCCTTGTTTGTGCTGCCTCCCTCAGGGATTTTTGAGATCTACTGCCAGACCAGCAATCATTACCAGGCTGGCATGAGGGAACGCTACTCCGTTTCTAAGTGTGGAAAAAGGGatcctgcccctgcccctcaGTACAAAGGGGTGCGGACGTACTACATCGTGGCCGAGGAGGTGGAGTGGGACTACGCGCCTGACCGGAGCTGGGAGAGGGAGCGGCACAACGGTTCCGTGGAGAGGTAGAGccctggtgctgggggggcCTCTGGCACGGTTCCCAGCAGACCTCGGTGAAGCCCGTTCAGGTGTCTTGGCCACTTTGTGCCACTGGTGGTGGTGCTGCCGACGGGAGCGCAGCCCCCGCGTCTCCCTTTGCAGCCAAAGCACCTAGTGAACCCCCCCGGGTAGCTACTGGTTCCTCCTGAGCTTTCAGGTATCTCAGTGCTCCTTCTGCATTTCTCAGCTACGCCGACGTATTTCTGAGCAACGAGAACGGACTGCTTGGCTCCAGGTACAAGAAAGCAGTTTACAGGGAGTACACTGACGGGACTTTCCAGACCCCCAAGGTCAGGACAGACGGTGCTGAACACCTTGGGATCCTAGGTAAGGATACGAGCCGAGGGTGCGTCAGCCGCTCACCCAGCGACTTCAGTGGTTACGGGCTGTGATCCGGAGGCCTCCCAGATCCGTAGGCATCTGTGGTGCTTGCAAGTGGGGAGAAGTTCAGACTGTCACCCAGGTCTGCCAGCATTGGGGCAGCAATTCTCGTGCCCGCTTTTGCGCAAACCTACTTTCCTGTCTTGGGCAAAGCACTTTCACACGGGCATTTCTCTGGCTGTAGAACAGAAGTGACTGCTGACTGCTGGAGACCAGGCTGAGAAGCGCATGAAAATCTGCAGCTGTGAGAAATGCTTTTGGGGCAAAACGGGCAGGCCCTGGCGGTGGAGGAGCCCACTGCGGTGACCGTGGACACCTGTGGGGGCTCGGGGCTCTGGTGCCAGAGCGGCAAGGCTGAGGCACTGTGTGCCATTCCAGACAGGCTGCGGCTCTTCACTGTTGCACTGTCAGGCCAAATGGAATAtgatcatatttttaaagacagcagCAAAGTACGATCAAACTGGTCTGAAATTTAGCATAGCCATATTCAGAAATCAAGCCTTACTTGTACTGGACACAGTTAAACAACCTGCGTTGTGAAGCTCAGTACTCGAATTGGGACTGACCTCCATCTCTTTTTTTGGGAGGTAGGGATAAAGtagagaagaggaagggagcATCATAAGTGTTGTAGGGGAACATCTCTGGGGAGAAGAtgatgggagagaggaggaaataTCCTCAGGAGATACGTTGGCAGTGTTTGCGGATTTCAGAGCACATTCTTCCTACCTCAAGGTCCTTTCCTGTGGGCGGAAGTGGGAGATATTCTCAACATCGTGTTTAAGAACAACGCCAGCCGGCCCTACTCCATCCACGCGCACGGGGTGCTGGAGAGGGAGACGGGACCGGTGCCAGCAGCGAACCCAGGTGAGTCCCTGCTCGCCAGCCCTGTGCCTGTGCGGGCTTACAGAGCTAACTCGGGCTTCAGCTCGACTGGCTTCCTTAAGCGGGCTTAGATGTACAGGTTTTCTTCTGGTAGAGAACTGGAACCAAACAATAACAGGTCTTTCAGGTTCACCGTGGGTTTAGAGATACAATTTGTGTTGGAATAGCAGCCCGGGCTGTTCATATTCTGCTCTGGCTTCCAGGATAACTGTAGCACAAACTTTTCCATGTGCAGCCTCATCTCTGGATCCCCCAGGTCTGTCTGTAGGATGGAGGAAGGTGATGGCAGCTCCTCACAGCTCGGGCAGCCCTTGGTGGCCCTGTCCTCCTTCTTTGGGATCTGTACTGATGTGCACAATAGTATGAAAATAACATGAAATAGGATAAATGCACCATTGCTTGCCAGGACACTGAATGAAATCACCAGTTTGTTTCACAATCCAGACACCAGTTTGTATAGCTTTTGGTCCCCTTCAACTCGCACCGGCTGCCTGAGTAACAAACAGCGTTCAGCTGGGCCCTGTCTTTCTGAAACCTATTACTGATatgcaaaataataatgaaaaaaaataatctgaataaGCTTCATAAATATACTTCAAAGAGGGAAAGATCATCTCAGGCTCCACCTGTACTGAAGAGAGGTGGAATTTCCTTGGTCAGGTCCACATGCAAAGGTGCAGATAAAAGGGATTTGTGCTGATACCAGATAATTGATGTGTGTCCCGTGACCTGTGGGAGAGGAGCTTCCATCCTGCCTTTCAGTGCTTGGAGAAGGATGTCTGACAAAATCAGAACTGAATTTGTGCTTTGGAGACAGGAtcctctttccttgttttgctttgtgtgccGCTCAGCAGACTGCGGGAGCGTCACACTGGTGGTGATGGTGCTTCTCTGACACGCAGGGGACATTTTGACGTACCAGTGGGAGGTTCCTGAGAGATCTGGTCCGGGGCCAAATGATTCAGCCTGTGTTCCTTGGATCTACTACTCCACGGTGGACCCGGTGAAGGTAAAATAGAAGCTAGAACCAGAAAAGCCCAGTCAGACCAATTTTCACACCCTTTAGAAAATAATGGGAGCTGGATACAATTTGGAGACTGACCCAGTTGAGAGGCAGAAGAACCATCTGGTGACATGTCCAGTGTTCTCCTGGGAGAGGAAATCCTGCCAGTTTATCTTGATGTTTGTCCGTATTTTTTCCCAGCACAAACCTTCATAAAACAATTCCACTGTCTCCTTGACACCGACCTTCCTTCAGCTATTTGCAGCATATGAGAACATCTCCCTGTCAGTCCTGGTTTCTGTTGGTGAGCGCCATAGAGTTAATCTGGAAAGGTGGAAACCATTCAAAATTAGGCCTCATGGATAAAGGAGAAAGATTTGAGCGTTGCCAGGATCAGTTGCCGTAGCACTGGTGCACAAGCAAACAGCCGCAAGGATCCTGCAGTAAACCATCACGTTCATCCCCGAGATCGTTGCCTTTGATCTCAGGTTGCAGATGTTTTTGCAGCCAGAGAGTGgggaatattttgaaaacattcatGTTTATGACTTTCAGATTTGCATTCAAAAGAGCCTCTGTGGTCTCTGCTCTTGTGCTTGGGTAGCTGATTTTCACCAGTGAGGGTGCTGAGACATTAGCACCGTTTGTTTTGAGCGGGGTGGTGCGGGGAACAGAAAATGTGGTTGCTGGAAGGCAAAGAACTGCGCACAAAAGGGAGGGTGAGAAGATCCTTGCCTCAGAGGTTTCTCCTTCGCTCTGATCAGGATGTGTACAGCGGGCTGATCGGGCCGCTCAAGATCTGCCGGAGAGGGGCCCTGCGGGCTGACGGGCTCGGCAGGGACGTGAGGAGGGAGTTCGCTCTGCTGTTCCTGGTGTTTGATGAAAACCAGTCCTGGTACTTGGAGGAGAATGTGGAACGTTACACTAAGGGAAGTCACAAGGAGATCAACCTGCTGGATGACAAATTTCTGGAAAGCAACAAAATGCACGGTAATACCCGTTAGGCACCTGAGCACCCATTGCTATCTACGCGAAGTTGATGCTGAGTCTGGCCCCTTTAAGTGGTCAGGCACCCTGACCCGAGAGCCCGGCTCCTGCGGAATGTCCTCATCTGTTCCCTTGTCAGTGGCACGGGTGGAATTAACTGCCTGTTGTCAATATTGCTGCACATAATTGGCACAAATCTTTGATGGACACAGAATGACAGGGTTGCCTGTTGATAGGATttacctggttttgtttttcagcaagtAAATTGTTCAGAGATTTATGTGTATctagatatatatgtatttccGTATCACTGGGCTAAGAAGGccatttttatgcattttaacTTGTAGAAGTGACCATCTCTGCGGACTGACTGCAGGTTTTCAGCAAGAGGTAGTTTTTGAGACTTGAGTTAACAGAGTGGATAAGTAGCTGagctggagagagagagacacagactTTTGGGGTCTGTCACACGAAGACACTAACTGCTGATGCTCTGGTTCTGGATGAGCTTTGCAGTATCTAACTTGTCCCGCATGTTTTTCCTGAGGTGGTTCAGCATCTTTAACACTTCAGTAACAGCCTTTTCTGCTCTCTGCGTGTTATTTACTGCACAGCCATCAATGGGAGGCTctattccaacctgcctgggcTGACCATGTTCCAGGGCGAACGGGTGAACTGGTACCTGCTGGGAATGGGTCAGGAGATTGATGTCCACACAGTCCATTTTCATGCCGAGACCTTCATATACAAGGTGAGACTGTCCTGCTGATGATAAAGCAGAGAGTGACCACTGATATAATCACTTTTGTCTGAAGTTTTCCAACTTTAACTTTTTGAATGACTTCACAGCATCTTCACCCAACTAGGAAAGGGATGGGATTTTACGCATCCGGATCTGACTCACTGAGCCACTGCATTGTGCTATGTCTAGTTTAACCCTTTTTAGGATCAGGCATTACAGAtagtgtttgttttcccagctgCAGGCCTGGAGCTGCTCTTTGAAgtcttttcttgggcttttacAAACTGTAGTAGTACTGAAGTGGCTTCCAGTGACACTGACGGAATTTTTTGTCTGAAAAGAAGCGGAGCGCTGCACGCTAACGTTCTCCTTTCTCTGTGACAGAATGGCAAAAGCTACCGAGCAGATGTTGTGGATCTGTTCCCTGGGACCTTTGAGATGGTGGAGATGCTGGTCGGGAACCCCGGGACGTGGCTGCTCCACTGCCACGTGTCTGACCACATCCACGCTGGCATGGAGACGCTTTTCACCGTCCTGCCCAGACCAGGTAGGGACCTGCCACTGGTTGTGACCATAAAACATCTGACTGTGCTGTCTGCTACTGCTGCGAAACTGAGTGTTTGCATCACACTTAGAGCTCCTTTACataccataaacagccaggtaGCTGAGCGGTTAGCAGTACTTAGGTACCATTAATTTAAGATGTTCCCTTTGAACATGGTAATACCTGCAGCTGGAATTACTAACAAAGTGATTTCTGAGGTTTATATTGCCTACATTATTATTATGAGTTTTATTTTAGCTTGTGTATGAGAAGCAATGTTCAGCCATCAGCTAGTAATTATTCTTATTAGGAACATTACCCGTGCTCTAAATGCACATCGGAGGCTTCTCGTTTCAGCAGGAAGTGCCGGAGGGTGCTCAGAGGTGAGGGACGGTCAGTACGAGCTCTGGCTGCGATGGAGTCAGTGTTCCTCGCGCAGCCTGCGCGGTGCTGTGGCTCCGCTTTGTTaccaaagcagagctgagagCACGCCCGTGGTTCGGCTGCCGCTGGGCAGTGCTTGTGCCCTTCAGGGTCTGTCTCTCTGCGGgtagttggtttttttccagagtCGCTGTTGCTGGGCATCTTTCTGCTGGTGGCCAGTGCTTTTGCATCACTTGGGCTTTTTTGGCCCTTCCTTGCCACCGTTCACGTATTAAATTGTGtgtatctcaacccacaaggttttttatctttctttcgcCCCCCGGATTGCCCCCGCAGTGCTGCTGGGGCACACGGGTGGCTGCCGGCCGGGTCAGCCCCACGCGCTGTGGGGCTCTGTGCGGCCCTTTCAAAGGCCGTGGAGGGCCGTGCAGCAGCAGGTCTGCTTTGGAAGCAGGTAACGCAAAACCACTCGTGGTGTTGTGCAAGGAGGGGAAACACTGACAGGAGAGAAGAGAACCTGCAGCCCCTGGAGAGCCGCGCTGCCTCCGGATCCGATCCCGTCCAAACACCGTGTTCTGGACTTGCTGCTTCCAGCCCAGCACCTTCTCAccctctttttgtttcctttcagagCCAGTGCTTTTGGTGGTGAACGCCAGCACAGGTACGGTGTGCGTGGCACCGCGAGGCGCTGTCTGTGTGAGGGGGAAGGGACGTCTCGGGTCCGCACGGAGTTTGGATCCGCAGGAGGGGAGGGCGCGGGCGCGCTCGCTGCCGTTGGGCTGCGCTGCGGCTGCGCTGCGGCTGCCGGGGGTGGCGGGAGGGTTCCAGCTTGGCTGGTTTGTGTTCTCCACGTCTGCTCTGATGGTTAAAAACATGGCGGCTGGGATTGTTAGGCTTGTTGGACCTCGTTAGGTGAAAAGGTTTAGTGGCCCCGTGTCCTGTTGTACTGGTTTGTGTGGGTTCATCTTCAGAGGCGTGTGCGCGCTGGGGAACTGGCAGAGGTACAAAGCGTTTTGAAGGAGGGTGCTGCAaaggagattatttttcttatctctttcaATCAAAACCCAAGGGGCACCCAAGGTGAGTTGTCCTCCCGCTGACAGTCAGTCAGTGACGGTGGTTTCTAGGGACTGAGTCAGCAGGTAAACAGGCACATCTGCCCTGTTCTTCCACAGTGAAGAGCCTGAGCACATATCCCCGGCGTTTCAggtattttaaagaacagatgTGAGAAGACATTTGGTCAGGCAGCACGAGGGAGAAGGGGAGTAGTAGATAAGATCCctttaaaattttctgggaAACATCTGAATAGTTTATGGTGATGATTTAtttcctggatttttttcatctttctccaCAACTCCACTTTTCAGCTGCTGTGAATGGATCCAGCTGGGCTGATCTAAGAGCAGCTGAAAATGCAGCCTTTGACCTACAAGTCTTCAGTCTTTCTCTACTGATAATTCAGTCATTTCCTTCCTAACAATGTTTCCCTTACTCAAAGCGCGTGTAAAGAAGAGTAGGAAATGCGTCAGAGCAGTAGTGACAACATCAAATAATTCAGTTTCATGCTGCCCTCAGCCCGTGTCTCACCAGGCGGGACCGCGATGTGCAGTTGTCCCTGTGCAAACAGCTCCGTTTCTCGGGAGGCAGGGGAGCTCGGGAGGGCCTCGGGGGGGACCCCTGGAAGGTGCTCAGGGCAGCAGCCGCGTGCGGGGCTTGGGGCGGGGGGCACACAGCAGCCCCGTCTGGACACACGTTCTCTCCATCGCCCAGCCACCGAGTCCCCCGCGGCCTCGGGCCACCTCCCTCGTTGGCGGGAGCAGCGATGGTTAGCTGATCGGGCCCAGCAGCCGTGAGACGGGCTGAGGTCCTGGGGCAGAGTGGATTAGGGAAAGAACTGTTTGTTCTCCAACTTCTGTGTGGCCTTGGGGATGGGGGTCTGTTGGATGGACAGCAACTGGATCTTCTGTGACTTGTTTTGggtctttcttttgttctctttttgtaTTTCTCAGAACCTTTTAGTTGTAGAATTTCTGGCTCTCATTggaactgtatttttgtttgtttctcagaGTTGCCACCTGAGGATACAGATGAGTCCCAGAAGATCAGGCTTTTTGGATCCAAGCTGGCTCAAGGGCAGGTGGAGGCCACCATCATCACGCTGGCCATCGCGGGCCTGGTGCTCTTCCTGGTCGCCTGCTTCCTCCTGGGAGCGGTCGTCTATCTGGAGCGACAGAAGAGGCTGAGGCGCAATCGAAGGTCCATCCTGGACGATGGATTCAAATTGATGTCTAAAAAGAACTCGGCGCTATAAAAGCCACATACAAACTTCAGGCTGTGCGCTTGGGGCAAGGCTGGATCATTGTCCACAGCAAGGATTTTGGGGCGTCATTTAAGTCGTACACTGTACTTCTAGAAGCCGAGGGGGGAAAGCTGGAGCCCTGACCTCTTCATGTATTCTCCTCAGCACTCCGGAAAGAAAAGGTCTGTCCAGGAGAGACCCAAGGACCCTTTGAACCGACTGAAGATGTGTAACAAAGTGTCCTTCTAGAATACTGTTCTCCCCTGAGGAAGGGTGGAGACATTTcccctgttttcttctctccagaATGACTCCACTTGGCCCTTCCCAGCAGACACGCGTAGGCCAAATTCCTGTCTTGCTCCATTgccagagctgagctgggaatTGTCTCACAAGGAGCTGTGAGCCTTTAAATAATTAGTCTGAAGAGGGGAagataattttttcatttttgtgaatCAATTAAGAATATAGAagagaaaatgttaatttaGATTTGGATTGCTGTTTTTTGATGAGTATTTGGACAGATGGGCATCCAGGGTAGTGCATGTCACGGTGCCCTGGAGCTGTGCCTCGCCACCAGCCTCGCTGCGACACGTCCTCCTGCCCCCGGCACGCCGGGCCACGTGCCTTGGTGACAGGATCCGTGTCCTGtgtgggagcagcagcttctcccagagctgcagagggtCCTGGTGACCCCGCACGGCGGTTCTGCCGGGCCGTGCGCCTGGGCTGCGCCTCGGCGcctcctgcagcagggacagggacgcTGGGCTGTGCTGCGCTGTGGTTTGCTCTCTTGCTTTCAAATATATTGTATTGATGTGATCTCCACCGTTGAGCTGTTGCTGTGCCACTGCTGTGAGCTGAACCTAAGGCTCAGGCCTGTGTGAGCTGGAGTTATGGCTGGGACAGAAAGTCAGGGAGCGCAAGGGCCGTTCTGTCCAGGCAGATGTGGCGACAGCGCGGAAGGAGAAAGCCACGGTGCCGGTGCCATTCAGCAGCGCGGAGCGGATCGGCTGCGTTGAGCTGCTCTGGTGGCC is a window of Columba livia isolate bColLiv1 breed racing homer chromosome 12, bColLiv1.pat.W.v2, whole genome shotgun sequence DNA encoding:
- the HEPH gene encoding hephaestin isoform X3, which codes for MVCSTKRTLKDQKKDDAVFPGGNYTYTWTVPEDHSPTADDPNCLTWIYHSHIDAPKDIASGLIGPLLTCKKGILTGSSQRRQDVDIDFFLMFSVVDENLSWYLDENIASFCTDPGSVDKEDEEFQESNKMHAINGYVFGNLPEVTMCAGDYVSWHLFGMGNEMDVHTAYFHGETLSIRGHRTDVASLFPATFVTADMIPSSPGRWLLSCQVNDHIQAGMAALYEVRPCSRQAPAPRLAGRVRQYYIAAKEVQWDYGPSGLDPSSGKRLSEAGSPAEQFFKHSPYRIGGVYWKAKYIEYTDGSFREEKQRSEEEKHLGILGPVIKAEVGDTILVTFVNKASWPFSIQPHGVSYGKAWEGMRYHDGLSRNGVSVAPLHNFTYRWAVPERVGPGPSDPPCLTWMYSSAVDPVRDPSSGLVGPLLICRPGTLDDNNKQKGIDKEFYLLFSVFDENLSWYLNANIKYYLKMEETFVKKDDGFEESNRMHAINGLMFGNLPGLNVCEGDNVSWHLLGLGSEADVHGAVFQGNTLQVNGMRRDSTNLFPHTFATAFMRPDNCGIFEIYCQTSNHYQAGMRERYSVSKCGKRDPAPAPQYKGVRTYYIVAEEVEWDYAPDRSWERERHNGSVESYADVFLSNENGLLGSRYKKAVYREYTDGTFQTPKVRTDGAEHLGILGPFLWAEVGDILNIVFKNNASRPYSIHAHGVLERETGPVPAANPGDILTYQWEVPERSGPGPNDSACVPWIYYSTVDPVKDVYSGLIGPLKICRRGALRADGLGRDVRREFALLFLVFDENQSWYLEENVERYTKGSHKEINLLDDKFLESNKMHAINGRLYSNLPGLTMFQGERVNWYLLGMGQEIDVHTVHFHAETFIYKNGKSYRADVVDLFPGTFEMVEMLVGNPGTWLLHCHVSDHIHAGMETLFTVLPRPEPVLLVVNASTELPPEDTDESQKIRLFGSKLAQGQVEATIITLAIAGLVLFLVACFLLGAVVYLERQKRLRRNRRSILDDGFKLMSKKNSAL
- the HEPH gene encoding hephaestin isoform X1, whose product is MGWLWLLLVSVRVLSPTSAGGVTRVYYLGIRELAWNYAPTGRNVLANQSIAHNTKASTFLQPGKDRVGSTYKKSVYKQYTDSTYTTEIPKPGWLGFLGPIIRAEVGDTIKVHLKNFASRPYTVHPHGVFYEKDSEGSLYPDMSPQDQKKDDAVFPGGNYTYTWTVPEDHSPTADDPNCLTWIYHSHIDAPKDIASGLIGPLLTCKKGILTGSSQRRQDVDIDFFLMFSVVDENLSWYLDENIASFCTDPGSVDKEDEEFQESNKMHAINGYVFGNLPEVTMCAGDYVSWHLFGMGNEMDVHTAYFHGETLSIRGHRTDVASLFPATFVTADMIPSSPGRWLLSCQVNDHIQAGMAALYEVRPCSRQAPAPRLAGRVRQYYIAAKEVQWDYGPSGLDPSSGKRLSEAGSPAEQFFKHSPYRIGGVYWKAKYIEYTDGSFREEKQRSEEEKHLGILGPVIKAEVGDTILVTFVNKASWPFSIQPHGVSYGKAWEGMRYHDGLSRNGVSVAPLHNFTYRWAVPERVGPGPSDPPCLTWMYSSAVDPVRDPSSGLVGPLLICRPGTLDDNNKQKGIDKEFYLLFSVFDENLSWYLNANIKYYLKMEETFVKKDDGFEESNRMHAINGLMFGNLPGLNVCEGDNVSWHLLGLGSEADVHGAVFQGNTLQVNGMRRDSTNLFPHTFATAFMRPDNCGIFEIYCQTSNHYQAGMRERYSVSKCGKRDPAPAPQYKGVRTYYIVAEEVEWDYAPDRSWERERHNGSVESYADVFLSNENGLLGSRYKKAVYREYTDGTFQTPKVRTDGAEHLGILGPFLWAEVGDILNIVFKNNASRPYSIHAHGVLERETGPVPAANPGDILTYQWEVPERSGPGPNDSACVPWIYYSTVDPVKDVYSGLIGPLKICRRGALRADGLGRDVRREFALLFLVFDENQSWYLEENVERYTKGSHKEINLLDDKFLESNKMHAINGRLYSNLPGLTMFQGERVNWYLLGMGQEIDVHTVHFHAETFIYKNGKSYRADVVDLFPGTFEMVEMLVGNPGTWLLHCHVSDHIHAGMETLFTVLPRPEPVLLVVNASTELPPEDTDESQKIRLFGSKLAQGQVEATIITLAIAGLVLFLVACFLLGAVVYLERQKRLRRNRRSILDDGFKLMSKKNSAL